CAGATCCTCTgtggtgaagactgatgcaaagaattcagttAGCTtctcttgtcttccttgagtgctgctTTAACACATCTGGTGTCTGACTCTttgtcaggcttcctgcttctcacgCATTTGTTTTTTGCATCTTTagcaagttgcttctcaaattctttcCTGGCCAGACTTCTTCTACTTTTACATtttacttgccagagtttgtgctgcttttttttattttttatatggagatatacctatctcgaAAGgctattgagtccagccccctgccttcactagcaggaccaagtactgatttttgccccagatcccaaggtggccccctcaaggattgaactcacaaccctgggtttagcaggccaatgcttgaaccactgagctatccctccctccctgtttttCTCACTGggatttgattgattgattttttaatttggggtatacatttagtctgaGCCTCTATTAAGGTGTTTTGAAAGTTGTCTCCATGCTGCTTTCAGGTATTTTACCTTTGTTCTCTTTTTAATTTCCTTCTACCATCCTCATTCCTGTGtagttcccttttttaaagttaaatgttactaTGGTGGATACAGTAGTGGGGTGAAAAGATCAGACACATAAGACACTTACAGGATCCTGCGACGATGCAGACAATCAGCCCAAGTCTGCAGGGGAAAAGTTGTGCCTtgctaatctattagaattctttgagcatGTCAGCAAGAGTGCATCCCGGCAATGACACCCCGCAAGTCTGACCTCCAGTGAAATAACGCAACAGTCacttgtaaatgtttatggcttATCAcaacccagtaaatagtctgggggtggaggccctggggcaGAGTCCTAACTAGGCATTTTAGTGCCCAGGGTGAGCAAGCATATTTGCGCCCTCTACCAGAGGCATTTGGCCAAGTAGCTGGGAAGTAtcagacacgtagatgaacaTTGCTTCACTCTGGGAACTATCGGacgcatagatgaacatgatttgttgggggagAGTCAACACGACTTTtataaagggaagtcatgcctcaccaatctatcagaattctttgagggagttaCCTACCAAACGTGGATTGGGGGATCCAGTTGACAGTGTCTCTGGATTTTCAGAAACCCTTTAACAAGGTCACGCAccaaggctcttaaggaaactaagtaacTGTGGGATAAGGGGgatggtcctctcatggatcagtaactggttgaaagataggagacaaagggtagaaataaatggtcagttttcacagtggagagaggtgaacagcagggtcccccaaggatctgcactgggtccagtgctgttcaacattttcattaacaaTCTGGAAGAAGGAGCAGACGGTgaagtgacaaagtttgcagatgatacaaaatcatTCGTGTCCAAAGCTGCCTGCAAGGAATTAGaagctctcacaaaactgggtgatggggcaacaaaatgacagatgaaattcaatgttgataagtgcaaagtaatgcacactgaaaaaaataatcccagctataTGCACACCCACTGtagtaacatttaactttaaaatgGGGAACTACACTGTTCTTTCCTTGTTACCACTCAGAGATCTTGGAGTCTCCGTAGATAGTTCTTTGTGCACTGTGCAGTAGTTTTCAGCCGTGGTCAGAAAGGTGAACAGTtaagaactattaggaaagggatagaaaataagacagaaaatataatgcctctatataaatccatggtgtgttcacaccttgaatactgtgtccagaggatatagtggaggggaaaaaaacaataattagcggtatggaccagcttccatacgaggagaggcTAAAAGGATTAGGCAGCATAGAAAAAAGATGACCAAGGAGGGATAAGACagaggtctctaaaatcatgaatggggcggagaaagtgaatagggaagtgttatttaccattTCACACCCTACAAAAACGAGGGGCACCCGATGCAATTGATAGGCAGTGAGTTTTATACAAACAAGAAGAAGTATTCCTTCACACTATGcgcaattaacctgtggaactcattgccactggATGTTatggccaaaagtgtaactgggttccaaacaaaacaaaactggaggacaggtctatcaatggctattagccaagatggtcagagatgtagctccatgctctgggtgaccCTAATCCTCTGATTatcagaagcaggagaggaagaTGAGTGGATCACTtcataattgctctgttctgtacactccccttGAAGCCGTGGTGTGGGCGACTGTCGGAGACGGGGCATAATGGCCCATGGTTTGACCCAGTGTGGCAGCTCTTGTGATCTGATGTGGCACTGAAGCCTTGTATGTGATTCCCAGCTTCGCTCCAGTGCCTCTTTAGAGCCCAGTCTCCCGCGTGCTGTGCTCCAGCACAGTCGCTGACTGCGGGGGTATTTGTTAGCAGTTCAGCCCCTTGATGCCTGATCTCCCCTGTCTGCTGCAACCCCCTTGCTCCTGTGGGGCAGGACCCTCCTTCGTCTCCATAGACATTGGCCctctgttcctcctcctcctcctcgctgctgTTTCCTCCTGTCTCTTCCTGCTCCTCTCACTGGCGCCTTTGTTCTTCCGCTTTTGTCCGGTGCTTTAACCAACCCTGCTTCCTTGGCTCCCCCCCCCGtgaccctgagcccctccctcgTCTGTGGCAGCCAGCTGACCCCCCAATAGCCCACCTGTGCCCCCAGCTCGACGGATTGGCCCGGGGAGGCGAGCTTTCCCTGGGCACCGCTAACGCCCCGTCTCCCTTCTTTGCAGATGACCGCCCAAAGCCTGTCCCGGTTGTAAGTAAACCTGTCTCCCTAGAGCCAAGTAAATCAGCGTCCccgtctcccccgccccccctgaTCGCCGAGGTAGAGCCTGTGCTGCTGGCCCCGGTGCCGCTGGAGAGCCCAGTGGACGTGGACACTAAAGCGGAGCTGGCTGAGGCTCCTGCAGAGACACATGAACCTCTTAAAGCCACCACTACAGtgccagggggcatggagcagCCCGAGGAAGCCCCTGCCTTGGACacagagccccaggaggaggcagcTGCCACCCCTGTCCTGGAAGCCCCTGCCCAACCGGTGCTGGTAGAAACACAAGAGGAGGTGGCACCAGTGGAGGAGGTGGCACCCGTGGAGGTGGCACCCCCGGAGGAGGTGCccctggaggaggagctgccagctAAGCCtactgctccccccagccccccgccctcccaggaAGAGGCCTCCAGCGAGGCTGCTGTTGAATCCAATGGAGCCTTGGAGGAAACGCCAGAGCCGGTGGCCGAGCCCCCTGTGTGCCAGCCAGAGCCAGTCGTGGAGTCTCCTGTTGCCCAGCCAGAGGAGCTGGTGCTGCCCAACGGGCTGGAGGTACCTGGCAAGCAGGAGGCCGACGAGCTAGAGGAGCTGCCGGAGTCGGACCTCAGCCCCATCTCGGAACCCGAGGAGGTTAAGGTGGAGGAGCCGGccatcccagcctccccccctgcggaggaggaggaggaggaacaggaggaagaagaggagtgcGAGGAGCCCCTAGAAGCACCAGAGCAGAATTCCCCGTTGGAAGCGCCTCTTTCCCAGAGCTCCGAGGAGATCATGcaaggtgtgggggctggggggggaggggcacccctggGCTAAGGATGGGGGCTCCTGGAGCAGGAAGCTCCAGGGTCGCAGGGGAATCGCTCCCTGtactgcagggggaggggctcaaaatggggtttgtttgcttttcatcggaggggtggccggggcacatatCTCTCTGCCCCTTGCGGGGCCAGGGTCTCActttcccacctctcccctccaGTCGCCGTGTCGGTGCCAAAGAAAAAGCGGAAAATGAAGGAGCTCAACAAGAAGGAAGCCGTGGGCGACCTGCTGGATGCCTTTAAAGAGGTGGGTGTGTGGTCTTCGGAGCCAGCATGGGCGCTGCGTTCCCACCCCCGCACCGCCCAGGGCTGCTGCCTCTCGTGATGAGCTCCTGTTAGTGCCATCGTGTCTGGGCCACTGATGCACCGTGATGGAACTGAGGATCTGagctgcagcaggggcagggtTTGAGGGCACGGGGTAGTTGTGTGCCTAGCGCTCCCTCTAACTGGGAGCTCTCTGCACTGGGGGCTGCTATGGGACAGGGTATCCTGGGGGCCCTGAGTACGTTTCCAGGGTCTtgggagggtctggctgggttCCTCGCTCACTTCTTGTCTTGCTGGCTCCTTCCATTGGAAGTCTCAGATCAGCGATGGTGCCTCTGAGGTGGAGAACAAGCCCCCAGTCCCTGAGCCCAAGGAGGCCGCCCCAGCCTGCCCTCAGGAGGAGACGGAGGAGAcctgggaagagaaggaggacaAGCTGGATCCGGAGAAGCTCAAGGCTGCAGATCAGAAGTACCAGTACAAGGAAGGTGAGCCTTCCTTCAGCCAAAGTAGGTGTCCTGCTCATTGCTTCCTTCTTGCGCTCGGACGGGCCCGGCCTACTGTGATGACATCCGCTACGAGCCATCGTGTCTGGGCCACTGACGCTCTGTGATGGAACTGAGGATCTGAGCAGGCGGGGGTTGCACTGGTGGGGTGCCGGGAGCGCGCGCCGGTCGTCCTGCTGACTTTCACTGCTCTTGGCTTTCACATCCACGTGGTCACTGTCCTGGCTCGCCGGCTTCTGCAGAGACTCCACCCCAGCAGGGTCCACTAGCACCTAGCGCAGActggaattgggggggggaggggggcagatccATTCACAACCTGCTAGTCCAGTGGGCGCTGGAGGACAGTGGGTCTTCGGGCAGGGCAGGAGCTTCAAGCTTAGGCTGCAGGTTGGGTCCTGCAGACGCCGGAACCCAAGGGGTGATGCCAGCCCTGCACGTCGGGGAGCTGGAAGAGCTGCTGGTCCCAGCATGCCCTGTGGCCTGCAGGCTTTGCCCGCTGCCTGCCCCTCTGCGGTATGTGAGGCTGCCCTGTTGTGGAGCCTCCTGATAGCCGTCGTGGCACAAGGATCTGCATCTGCCATGTTGGGTTGATGTGGGCTTGACTTCCCACATCCCCGTACATCAGGGTGGTGGGCAGAGACTGGCAGTGTCACCACTGAGCCAGGCGTGACCTTCCTCCCACTGCAGGGGACCcgtggggccgggctggggccagtACCGCTCAGTGCCCGCCGTGTGGGgctgctcctctctccctgccttgcctgctgcttctctgccccctcttcccGCCTTACGACGTCCCCCGGGtgtgggctgtggctgggagcgaTGTGGTTTTTCAGGGTGGTCTTTCCTCTGCCACAGAACAATGGAAGCCCCTGAACCCAGAGGAGAAGAAGAGATATGACCGGGAATTCCTGCTCGGGTTCCAGTTCATATTCGCCAGCTTGCAGAAACCCGAGGGGCTGCCCCAGATCAGTGATGTGGTGCTGGACAAGGTCAGTGCCACCACCAGACTGGTGAGGACCCTGGATCTACCGCCGCGAGCTTACCACCAGATGGGGGAAATGCCACTAACCGCTCTTAGTTCCATGCTCGGTCTCTCTGTGGACTCTATGGCCAGAACATGAGACCCAAGTAGCTCGGGTGGTGGGATGGGCACTGGGAATGGGCATTGCCATGGCCTGGATCAGATCCCAGTGGAAATAGGTGATACCCACTGAGCCAACATTGGCCAGTAGCTGTTCTGAAGTCATCCGGTGCACTCGGGCACGTGGTGCTGGGCAGCTGAGAAAAGTGCCCAGTCTGGAATGGGCAGAGCCTCACTTGCTGCTTCTGACCCTGCCTTCAAACCACAGCAGCTCCTTGGCTGAGACATGCCAGAGGTGTCTTCCCTTGGAGTTGTCCCATCCGTGTCATCTCCCCTTGCTGTGGGAGAAGAGAATGttgctaaatgcaaagtaatggaaAACAACCCCAACTGtacgtacaaaatgatggggttaaattagctgttaccactcaagagagagctcttggagtcactgtggatggttctctgaaaacatccaatcaGTTTGCAGCGGCAGgcaaaaaagggaacagaatgttgggcatcattaagaaagggatagataagacagaaaatatcctattgcctctatataaatccatggtaccgcccacatcttgaataccgcgtgccgatgtggtcgccccatctctaaaaagatatattggaattggaaaaggttcagagaaagacaacaaaaatgattagggtatggaacagcttccatgtgaggagagattaacaagtCTGGGACGGCTCGggaaagaaatgactaagggggatatgatagaggtctataaaatcatgactggtgtggaggaagtgttatttactcctcataacacaagaactaggggtcaccaaatgaagtaaatagacagcaggtttaaaacaaagataaggaagtacttcttcacacaacgtacagtcaacctgtggaactctttgccaggggatgttgtgaaggacaagacactaacagggttcaaaaagagctagataagttcatggaggataggtccatcaatggctattagccaggatggacagggatggtgtccctagcctctgtttgccagaagttgggaatgggcgacaggtggatcacttgatgatgacctgttctgttcattccctctggggcacctggcattggccactgtcgaaagacaggatactgggctagatggacctttggtctgatccagcctggccgttcttatgagactGTGATCCAGCCATTTTCCTTGCTGCGCTCCCACTGGGCCCTGGTAGAGCTATATGGCCTGAGCCTTCTGggtgccctgctcccctcctggcATTGCCCCCTCGGCTACAGTGACCCTTCTCCACTTGGCAGCCGAGGATGTAGCTTGCCAATGGGGCctggctctgccttcagcccagCAGACTGGGAATTCTCAGTgggtttctccccctccccccctttctgaCTTGCAGGTGAATAAAACACCTATGCGACCGCTGGACCCCATCCGCCTAAGCGGGATGAACTGCGGCCCTGACTTCACCCCTTCCTTTGCCAACCTGGGCCGTCCGTCCATGGGCAACCGGGGACCGGTAAGTGCTTCAAAGGTCACCAgcctctgcctccttcctgctCGCCTGCATGACCATCTCCTGGTTGTGCCATCGTGTCTGGGCCACTGATGCTCTGTTATGGAACCGAGGATCTGAACGGGCCCAGGAGCCTTTGCGGGTGCCATCAGCCCATCTGGCTTGTTCTTACAGTGGGGGCTGGATACAGACCCGTTGCATGGGGTGCAAGGCCCCGAGTCTGCCTGCCAGTGGCATGTGGGGAGATGAGAAGGGAAGTGCTGatgtctcctcttcctcctcctcagcccgcAGGGTTGGGCCCGCGCCGCTCGCAGCAGAGCCAGAGGAAAGAACCCCGGAAAATCATCGCCACGGTGTCCCTGAACGAGGACATCAAGCTCAACAAGGCTGAGAAGGCCTGGAAGCCCAGCAGCAAGCGGGCTGCCGAGGAGGAGGATCCTGACAACATCAAGACGCAGGTGGGTATGGAGGAGCTGTGGGAAGCCAGGGGGCTTGGGGCGGACGGGGCCGGCGCTCACTCACCGTGTCTGGGGCGTCCCTGCAGGACCTGTTCCGGCGCGTGCGCAGCATCCTGAACAAGTTGACGCCGCAGATGTTCCAGCAGCTGATGAAACAGGTCACGGAGCTGTCCATTGACACCGAGGAGCGGCTCAAGGGCGTCATTGACCTCATCTTCGAGAAGGCCATCTCCGAGCCAAACTTCTCCGTTGCCTATGCCAACATGTGCCGTTGCCTTATGGGGGTGAGTGCCCTGAGGGCTCAGCTCCGCCGAGCTCTGTGTGTCCTGGCACCTTCCCGCCACAGAAATCAGAGCCTCTTAGAGCCTTTGTGGAGCCGGGACCCCCatcttacaggtggggaaactgaggcaccgtgGGGGTCAACAGAGGGATTTCTATGAGGTGGCAgagtggggatggatggaagCCACGAGTCCAGGCTCCCAACTCTAATGGCTCAGACACTGCACCTTGCGTGGGGTGCAGCGGGCAGCTGTCCCCTTGTTGGGCTGGAGCAGGACTGGCTGCGGGGGGTGAGGGTATAGGGTTGGTTGGCCAGCCTGGTGGGTATTACCCCCCCCTCATCTCTGGTCCCATCCCTCCCTGCAGCTGAAAGTCCCCACGACTGACAAGCCGGCGGTGACCGTGAACTTCCGCAAGCTGCTGCTGAACCGCTGCCAGAAGGAGTTTGAGAAGGACAAGGACGACGACGAGATCTTTGAGAAGAAGCAGAAGGAGATGGACGACGCTGCTGCCGTGAGTGGGGCTGTtcccagggggcaggggggcgAGGTGTGATCGGGAGCAGCGGGGTGCGGCTCTCTTGGCTAAACCccgctctcctcccctccccacagccggAGGAGAAGGCTCGCCTGAAGGAGGAGCTGGACGATGCGCGGGACAAGGCCCGGAGGCGCTCTCTGGGGAACATCAAGTTCATCGGGGAGCTCTTCAAGCTGAAGATGCTGACGGAGGCCATCATGCACGACTGCGTGGTCAAGCTGCTCAAGAACCATGACGAGGAGTCGCTCGAGTGCCTGTGCCGCCTGCTCACCACCATTGGCAAGGACCTGGACTTCGAGAAAGCCAAGGTAACCCgccgccctctccccccagctcccctgccccggGCCTGTCGGTCAGGGAGCACCGGAAAGCAGGGCgtgtggcagcagctgcccttaCAGGCTGCTTCACCTTGCTCAGTGGCCTAGGACTGTAGGGTACCAGGCCTTGCCCTTCAGAGCCATGCTGGCCCTGGCACCCCATTGCAGGGCGGGTTGTTGATGCTGCCTATGGGGGGCTCTGGAGGGGGACAGGGAGCGTGTGTGGGGCTGAGCTGTTGGGACTGGGGAGTCGGTGCCTCCCCCGGGCGACCGGTGATCCAGGATGCTGCGCTCGCAGCCGTAGTGCAGGGAGCCGTGGGGCCCTGGCACGCTGCCATGCCAGGCGTGGGGAGGGCATTGGTGGTGACTGGGGTAACGCTGTCTCCCCTCGTGCAGCCCAGAATGGATCAGTATTTCAACCAGATGGATAAGATCATTAAGGAGAAGAAAACGTCGTCTCGAATTCGCTTCATGCTGCAGGATGTGATTGACCTCAGGCGGGTAAGGTGCCAGCCTTGCCCCTGGATAGGCGGGCATGACCCTCCCGGGTAAGGGATGTGCACACACAGGTAGATgagtgccagccccacccccatgtccTCAGGATAGACGGGGGCATGACCCTGCTGGGTTGGGTGAAGTACACATCCCTCCTCCAGCCTTGGGATAGATGGGTGTcaagcccacacccctcccctccccctggatcCATGGGGCCAGCCTTGCCTCTTGGATAGACAGGCATGACCGTGGCGGGTAAGGTGcgtgccctgcccccttcccagcaGGAGGGCTTCAGCTCAAAGGCTTTGGGATCCACACCCGTACTGTGACCTCTGCTCCCAGCTAGTGACCCCTGTTGCTGGGGTCCCACGTGGcaccgcagcccctgctagcctcTGGGCCTTGGCTagaatccctccagcagctgtttGATGCAGGGAGGCTCCCGATTCTGAACCGCTCTGCACCAAAGGCTGCTGCAAACAAACCCCGAGAGCCAGGCAGAGGGGGGCACGGTGGGGTCTGGCATAGAGCAGCGCTGTGGCCATCAAACCCACAGTTCTACTCTCCCTCCTCCTGGGTTGGTTGGCATTGtgtagcccccacccctccagagaTGTGCGGGTGGCATGCCACCTGCTACTGGCCTGGGAAAACAGCAGGAGGCTGTCTGGGCCGGGGAGTGGAGCTGGAGAGAGTCCATGAAGGCTGCCCccctgccgggggcggggggggggggagagacatggGAAATCAATGCCTGGCTGCGATGGCAACGGGCTCTGGATTCGAAGGCAGGTAGCTGAGGCAGCGTGTGGGTAGAACCGTGTCTGTGCGGAGTGAGCCCCTGGCGGGGTGCCGGATGCTGGAGAATCCTATGCCAACGTGGCCCATCTGGCCATTCCTGTCCTGCACAGATGGGAAGGCAGTGCGTAGACAGCCCGATGGATCCTTTCCCCCTCCCGCAGCCGCTgtaacccccgctccccccgtGCCCTTTGCAGAATAACTGGGTGCCGCGGCGAGGGGACCAGGGCCCTAAAACCATCGACCAGATCCACAAGGAGGCGGAGATGGAGGAGCATCGGGAGCACATCAAAGTGCAGCAGCTCATGTCAAAGCAGGACAAGAGGAGAGGGCCTCCTGGTTCCTCATCTGGAGGTGAGAGGCCTGTGAGCTTCTTGGAGCACCTTGCTGAGTCCCCATGGCCCTGGCCAGGGGGACAGGCAAACCATGTCGAGTGCTGGGATTGGggggctcatagaatcatagaatatcagggttggaagggacctcaggaggtcatctagtccaaccccctgctcaaagcaggaccaattcccaactaaatcatcccagccagggctttgtcaaggtgggccttaaaaacctctaaggaaggagattccaccacttccctaggtaacgcattccagtgcttcaccaccctcctagtgaaagtgtttcctaatatccaacctagacctcccccactgcaacttgagaccattgctccttgttctgtcatctgccaccactgagaacagccgagctccatcctctttggaaccctccctcaggtagttgaaggcagctatcaaatcccccctcactcttctcttctgcagactaaacaatcccagttccctcagcctctcctcataagtcatgtgctccagaccccctaatcatttttgttgccctccgctggactctttccaatttttccacatccttcttgtagtgtggggcccaaaactggacacagtactccagatgaggcctcaccaatgtcgaataaaggggaacgatcacgttcctcgatctgctggcaatgcccctacttatacagcccaaaatgccattagccttcttggcaacaagggcacactgttgactcatatccagcttctcgtccactgtaacccctaggtccttttctgcagaactgcttcctagccattcggtccctagtctgtaacagtgcatgggattcttccgtcctaagtgcaggactctgcacttgtccttgttgaacctaatcaggttttttttggcccaatcctctaatttgtctaggttcctctgtatccaatccctcctctctagtgtatctaccacgcctccccgtttagtgtcatctgcaaacttgctgagagtgcagtccacaccatcctccaggtcattaataaagatattaaacaaaaccggccccaggaccgatccctggggcactccacttgaaactggctgccaactagacatggagccattgatcactacccgttgagcccgacgatctagccagctttctatccaccttacagtccattcatccagcccatacttctttaatttggcggcaagaatactgtgggagactgtatcaaaagctttgctaaagtcaaagaataacacatccactgctttcccctcatccacagagccagttatctcctcatagaaggcaattaggttagtcaggcacgacttccccttggtgaatccatgctgactgttcctgatcactttcctctaagtgtttcataattgattccttgaggacctgctccatgatttttccagggactgaggtgaggctgactggcctgtagttccccggatcctcctccttccctttttgacCCTGCTGCTCCCAGGGTCTCAGGCCTGTGACATTTACAGACCGgtttgaatggttcaccctttcCACACGCCCACCTGGGGGCTCTTGGGGATGGCTGATAGCCCTCGCCCCGGCAGACCCAGAGCGCCCGCCGGGGCAGGATCCCATGTTCCTGTGGGCCTGGGGCTGCCTGCTCctcaggccctggctctgccctgtgaGCGTGATGTGGGGGGTCTGTATCTCTcagtggtgctgggggtggcTGGTGACCTTGGCCTGGTCTGTCCCTGTGCCGTACAGGTGGGCGAGGGAGCCAGGTTGCAGATGATGGCTGGAACACTGTCCCCATCAGCAAGGGCAACAGGCCTATTGACACCAGCCGGATAACCAAGATCACAAAggtgagtggggtggggatgggggcgagCGTTGGTGGTGTCTGGGGGAAGGGAGCTCTCTTCAGCCACAGAACTGGGCTCCAGTCTCAATTTTCCTTTACATGGTCCTAGTCCTTATGCTTATAAAGCTTTGAAAACGTGCTGGCGTGTAACCAGTGTCgatgtctgcagacagcctgaatcGATAGCTGTGAGACGGATGACCGGCTCTATTCAGCCCAATtgggtgttaactctgaaacctaaagaggGCACACTGAATGCCACCATTAACTGTTTTGCTGGGGATCATCTCAACAGAAAAGTCCAGCTCCTACTTACCCTTCGGTCCAGGCCGCTTCCCCAGGAGCGCTGAGCACATAGTGCCAGTGATAACGAATACTGAGCAGCTGCCGCATTGGCTGCGCTGTTCCACCTCCTAGCAACCTCACGAAGCGCAGCTGCTGTGGAATGACTCGAGCAGTGCCAGATCAGAGGCTTTGCTGCAGGATCTAGGGCCAGCTTGATTCGGGGCGCGCGGCCGCCTGCCCGTAGGCTGCGTGGGCTCTTGGGCGAGCAGCATGGTCCCAAACcgcctgggagcccagctctgggtggaTGCTGCGTGTCTGGCAAGGCCTttccctgctgggctctgagccCTGTGTGCTGGCATGTTCCCTCCCCACCGTCTGCCAGCTCCTTTCggcgggggggaggcggggcgtAGTGCTAGACAAGAAACAACTCGAGCCAGCTCCGTGTCGgtttctctctctgcagcctggaTCGATCGACTCCAATAATCAGCTGTTTGCACCTGGTGGGCGTctgagctgggggaagggcagcAGCGGGGGATCTGGTGCCAAGCCTGCTGACTCAGGTACGTGAGCAGTGCTCGCCGGCTCTGTGGCGGGGGGAGCCTGGTGCCTGGGTGGTCTGTCTcagaaatgggaggggggggggtgctgtgccCACACCCAGTTCTGA
This region of Chrysemys picta bellii isolate R12L10 chromosome 9, ASM1138683v2, whole genome shotgun sequence genomic DNA includes:
- the EIF4G1 gene encoding eukaryotic translation initiation factor 4 gamma 1 isoform X9, giving the protein MNKAPQPTGGAPTAPHPAPSPGLPQSAFPPGQTAPVVFNPSQATQMNTPSQPRQHFYQSRAQPPTSASRVQSNTSARPGPPAHVYPAASQVMMIPSQISYPASQGAYYIPGQGRSTYVVPTQQYPVQPGAPSFYPGANPPEFGTYAGAYYPAQGVQQFPAGVPTAQVMMNQQPPIPTKRERKTIRIRDPNQGGKDITEEIMSGARTSSTPTPPQPGSGLEPQANGETPHVAVIVRPDDRPKPVPVVSKPVSLEPSKSASPSPPPPLIAEVEPVLLAPVPLESPVDVDTKAELAEAPAETHEPLKATTTVPGGMEQPEEAPALDTEPQEEAAATPVLEAPAQPVLVETQEEVAPVEEVAPVEVAPPEEVPLEEELPAKPTAPPSPPPSQEEASSEAAVESNGALEETPEPVAEPPVCQPEPVVESPVAQPEELVLPNGLEVPGKQEADELEELPESDLSPISEPEEVKVEEPAIPASPPAEEEEEEQEEEEECEEPLEAPEQNSPLEAPLSQSSEEIMQVAVSVPKKKRKMKELNKKEAVGDLLDAFKESQISDGASEVENKPPVPEPKEAAPACPQEETEETWEEKEDKLDPEKLKAADQKYQYKEEQWKPLNPEEKKRYDREFLLGFQFIFASLQKPEGLPQISDVVLDKVNKTPMRPLDPIRLSGMNCGPDFTPSFANLGRPSMGNRGPPAGLGPRRSQQSQRKEPRKIIATVSLNEDIKLNKAEKAWKPSSKRAAEEEDPDNIKTQDLFRRVRSILNKLTPQMFQQLMKQVTELSIDTEERLKGVIDLIFEKAISEPNFSVAYANMCRCLMGLKVPTTDKPAVTVNFRKLLLNRCQKEFEKDKDDDEIFEKKQKEMDDAAAPEEKARLKEELDDARDKARRRSLGNIKFIGELFKLKMLTEAIMHDCVVKLLKNHDEESLECLCRLLTTIGKDLDFEKAKPRMDQYFNQMDKIIKEKKTSSRIRFMLQDVIDLRRNNWVPRRGDQGPKTIDQIHKEAEMEEHREHIKVQQLMSKQDKRRGPPGSSSGGGRGSQVADDGWNTVPISKGNRPIDTSRITKITKPGSIDSNNQLFAPGGRLSWGKGSSGGSGAKPADSASDATRPATSTLNRFSALQQSAPAESQDSRRVVQRSSSSRDRSEKAGERGERFERERLERGDRLERPDRGERADRNRPPITKRSYSKETEDRSRERERQGAQEAVRKVSSMTEERDRSREPVKREPAPPAAPAKPELSEEELEKKSKAIIEEYLHINDMKEALQCVQELACPSQLYVFVRNGIESTLERSMIAREHMGLLLYQLVKAGNLTKEQYYKGVHDILEIAEDMEIDIPHIWLYLAELITPILREGGIPMEELFREIAKPLVPIGKASTLLLEILGLLCKGMSHKKAGTLWREGGLSWKEFLPEDQDVNKFVTEQKVEYTMGDSSDTPSRKELTAEELCKQMEKLLKENSNNQRIYDWIEANLSEHQVSSNVFVRALMTSVCHSAIVFENPYRVDTTVIKSRAKLLQKYVCEEQKELQALYALQALVVKLDQPPNLLRMFFDALYDEDVIKEEAFYKWESSKDPAEQQGKGVALKSVTAFFTWLREAEDESDNN